In the Primulina eburnea isolate SZY01 unplaced genomic scaffold, ASM2296580v1 ctg739_ERROPOS11973397, whole genome shotgun sequence genome, one interval contains:
- the LOC140821711 gene encoding glucan endo-1,3-beta-glucosidase 7-like: protein MAKNVLVILFLASCLVGVALSSRPQNAKFNTNQVGKDWCVAQIGAPADKLQGFIDYACGINDCLAIQPGAPCFEPNNLVSHASFALDLEYRRAGLCNNEVGTITTIDPSHDACQYPVKCNGTNQVDTAAIL, encoded by the exons ATGGCCAAGAACGTGCTAGTAATTTTGTTTCTCGCTAGTTGCTTGGTCGGAGTTGCGCTATCTTCTCGTCCTCAAAACGCCAAATTCAATACCAACCAA GTTGGGAAGGATTGGTGTGTGGCACAAATAGGTGCTCCTGCTGATAAGCTGCAAGGATTCATAGACTATGCTTGTGGGATTAACGACTGTCTTGCTATCCAACCGGGTGCGCCATGTTTCGAACCCAACAACTTGGTTAGCCATGCGTCCTTTGCTCTGGACCTAGAGTATCGACGCGCCGGCTTGTGCAACAACGAAGTTGGCACTATAACTACAATCGATCCAT CTCATGATGCTTGCCAATATCCAGTGAAGTGCAATGGGACCAATCAAGTTGACACAGCTGCTATATTGTAA
- the LOC140821987 gene encoding pentatricopeptide repeat-containing protein At1g02370, mitochondrial-like, whose translation MATRRISGLILQKSSLSARWLCTVKETTKTVKEKKNLLFNRVSRLTPFSKTSANDVLDKWVEEGNPVKRFDLVNLIGYCRNRKKFHLALQLFDWMEKMNFERNNADLAVRIDLLYKTKDLASAEKYFDSLQDSEKTEKTLGAILRSFCNEKAIDKASETFKKMKESNYATTLNYNNMLALYHNMDQSEKVISLVEEMEEKHIAVDVYTYNLLINSYAAMKNFDAVEEVVEKMKSNNEELSLFTYGNLATIYVNCGLFEKANHFLEMMEKMDNQVNEFGVGASRTRMKLYSEMNDLSGVKRAWESLKATHGGRPSNTSYLSMVVALSKLGDQETLENLFREWEMGCSHYDFRLPNVLLKFYLRRDMIEEATMLYENLLSKGMERYLSTLILFATLCIKKGQIDLALKYLEAGVDKAKQKEKEFLISEETIKLFLDYFEENCDEDRAEKFVDCMRKIDRFESSVSDSLLSKIRASNRSIDDI comes from the exons ATGGCGACTCGTAGAATCAGCGGTTTGATCCTCCAGAAATCGTCGTTATCTGCGCGTTGGTTGTGTACAGTAAAGGAAACTACGAAGACTGTAAAGGAGAAGAAAAACCTTCTGTTCAACAGAGTTTCGAGGCTCACTCCATTCTCCAAAACCAGCGCGAATGACGTTCTTGACAAATGGGTGGAGGAAGGAAATCCCGTCAAGCGGTTCGATTTGGTAAACCTCATCGGTTATTGCCGGAATCGTAAAAAGTTTCACCTCGCTCTTCAG TTGTTTGATTGGATGGAAAAAATGAATTTCGAAAGAAACAACGCTGATCTAGCTGTGCGTATCGACCTCCTCTACAAGACAAAAGATTTAGCTTCTGCAGAAAAATACTTCGATAGCCTCCAAGACTCGGAAAAAACTGAGAAAACCCTTGGAGCGATTCTTAGAAGTTTTTGCAATGAGAAAGCAATTGACAAGGCTTCAGAGACCTTTAAGAAGATGAAAGAGTCAAATTATGCGACTACTCTAAATTACAATAATATGCTTGCACTCTACCATAACATGGACCAGTCAGAGAAAGTCATCTCATTAGTAGAAGAAATGGAAGAGAAACATATTGCTGTTGATGTTTATACTTATAATTTATTGATTAACAGTTATGCTGCTATGAAAAATTTTGATGCTGTTGAAGAAGTAGTAGAGAAAATGAAAAGTAATAACGAGGAATTAAGTTTGTTTACATATGGAAACCTAGCTACCATATATGTCAATTGTGGGTTGTTCGAAAAGGCCAACCATTTTCTTGAAATGATGGAGAAAATGGATAATCAGGTGAATGAGTTTGGAGTTGGAGCTTCACGAACACGTATGAAGTTGTATTCTGAGATGAATGATTTATCAGGAGTTAAACGGGCATGGGAGTCTTTGAAGGCAACTCATGGGGGGCGCCCAAGTAATACTAGCTACCTTTCCATGGTTGTAGCTCTTTCCAAACTCGGGGATCAAGAAACCCTAGAGAATCTTTTTAGGGAGTGGGAAATGGGTTGTTCCCATTATGATTTCAGGTTACCGAATGTGTTGCTAAAGTTTTACCTTAGACGGGACATGATTGAAGAGGCCACAATGCTCTACGAAAATTTGCTTAGCAAAGGGATGGAACGTTATTTAAGCACATTGATCTTGTTTGCTACTCTATGCATAAAAAAGGGTCAGATAGATTTGGCTCTGAAGTATTTGGAGGCAGGTGTGGATAAAGCGAAGCAGAAGGAGAAGGAATTTCTTATATCAGAGGAAACAATTAAACTTTTTCTGGATTATTTTGAAGAGAATTGTGATGAAGACAGAGCTGAGAAGTTCGTCGACTGCATGAGGAAGATCGATCGCTTCGAATCTTCTGTAAGCGATTCCTTGCTTTCGAAGATCAGAGCTTCCAATAGGTCCATAGATGATATCTAA
- the LOC140822071 gene encoding pentatricopeptide repeat-containing protein At4g01990, mitochondrial-like, protein MATGSGLILRKSSSAFGRWLCTTAKPVQTAKKRSLVFHKVSRLPQSSKTAIADFLDNWVSQGNSVARSDLTSLVSYYRNRNKYHLALQLFDWMEKSKLEIKNSDQAVCIDILYKTKGLASAEKYFNSLQDSEKTHKTFGAILNSYCNAKAFDKALETFEMMKESNYAVTLNYNNMLTLYHKMDQPEKVVSLVQEMEVKHIALNIYTYNLLINSYAALENFEAAEEVLEKMKNNNVEYSLFTCGNLATIYVNRGLFERANHFLEMMEKMENRGDEFGFGSLRTRLKLYSDMNDLSGVRRTWESLKSTYRTPNNTGYLFMLVALSKLGDQETLEKLFKEWETGCSAYDFRLPNVLLKFYLRRDMIEEATALYEKLVNKGMNPNLSTFTLLVNLSIKKGQVDSALKYLATGVDKAKQKKREFLISEETIKLILNYFEENRDEDGAEKFIDSMRKIDGLKSSVCDSLISKIRASNRAIDS, encoded by the exons ATGGCGACTGGCAGCGGTTTAATCCTCCGTAAATCGTCTTCAGCATTTGGTCGTTGGTTGTGCACAACAGCAAAGCCAGTGCAAACGGCGAAGAAGAGGAGCCTCGTGTTCCACAAAGTTTCGAGGCTCCCTCAATCCTCCAAAACCGCCATTGCAGACTTTCTTGACAACTGGGTTAGTCAAGGAAATTCCGTCGCGCGCTCTGATTTGACCAGTCTCGTTAGTTATTACCGAAATCGCAACAAGTATCACCTCGCTCTCCAG TTGTTTGATTGGATGGAAAAAAGCAAACTTGAAATAAAGAATTCTGATCAAGCGGTATGTATAGACATCCTCTACAAGACAAAGGGTTTAGCTTCAGCAGAAAAATACTTCAATAGCCTCCAAGACTCGGAAAAAACTCATAAAACCTTTGGAGCGATTCTTAACAGTTATTGCAATGCAAAAGCTTTTGATAAGGCTTTGGAAACCTTTGAGATGATGAAGGAGTCAAATTATGCAGTCACCCTGAATTACAACAATATGCTCACGCTCTACCATAAGATGGACCAGCCAGAGAAGGTAGTCTCATTAGTGCAAGAGATGGAGGTGAAACATATCGCTCTTAACATCTATACTTATAATTTATTGATCAACAGTTATGCTGCTCTAGAAAATTTTGAGGCTGCTGAAGAAGTTTTagagaaaatgaaaaataataatgtgGAATATAGTTTGTTTACATGTGGAAACCTAGCTACCATATACGTCAACCGTGGGTTGTTCGAAAGGGCCAATCATTTTCTCGAAATGATGGAGAAAATGGAGAATAGGGGGGATGAGTTTGGATTTGGATCTTTACGAACCCGTCTGAAGTTGTATTCTGATATGAACGATTTATCTGGAGTTAGACGGACGTGGGAGTCTTTGAAGTCTACTTATCGGACCCCCAATAACACCGGCTACCTTTTCATGCTTGTAGCTCTTTCCAAACTCGGGGATCAAGAAACCCTCGAGAAACTTTTTAAGGAGTGGGAAACAGGTTGTTCTGCTTATGATTTCCGGTTACCGAATGTGTTACTAAAGTTTTACCTTAGACGGGACATGATTGAAGAGGCCACGGCACTCTATGAAAAATTGGTTAACAAAGGGATGAATCCTAATTTAAGCACATTTACCTTACTTGTCAATCTATCCATAAAAAAGGGTCAAGTTGATTCGGCCCTGAAATATTTGGCGACAGGTGTTGATAAAGCGAAACAGAAGAAGAGGGAATTTCTTATATCAGAGGAAACGATTAAACTTATTCTGAATTATTTCGAGGAGAATCGTGATGAAGATGGAGCTGAGAAGTTTATTGACAGCATGAGGAAGATCGATGGCCTCAAATCTTCGGTATGCGATTCCTTGATTTCAAAGATCAGAGCATCCAATAGGGCCATTGATAGCTAA